From Triplophysa dalaica isolate WHDGS20190420 chromosome 24, ASM1584641v1, whole genome shotgun sequence:
ACCCTCACTGATCTGTGGGACACGGTGGTGGTCAGCGTGAGGTGGAGTGGTCCGCCGCTGCAGCTGGTGCTGTTAGACGCCGGTATCGTGGCTCAGCTCAGCGAGGAGGATCGGCGCAACTTCAGAGACGTGTTCACTGCTGTGGTTCTCAAACGGGTAAGATGCTCTAGCAGATAAATCTGTTGGTTCTGTGCTCATCGTTGGCTCTGGTTCATTTGTTGTTTGTGGTGTCAGGGCGAGCGGGTGGCAGAGCTCATTCTTCATCACGCGCGTGCCAGCGAGTGTCAGGATGTGACGCGCTTCAAGAAAGAAATGGCTGAACTAGTGGACGGTGCTCTCGGCGACACTCTCTCTCTAGGGAAGGTTAGAACTGGAACACTCGTGTTTGGACATGACACGTGTGCTTGAAACTCATTTTGTTTGTGAAACTGCTTTGTAGATTCAGGTAGCTGAGCTGCTGTCTCAAGTCTTTGGTTTACTGATCCGTCACAAGGTGAGGACGTCAGGGATCGGCAGAGTGTAGAAAGGCTTTAGGTCAAATCATCAAACCatgtgtgttcttgtgtgtcCCGTGGCAGGTGAAGTTGGAGAGTAATTTCGCATCGATGGTGTTTGCCATCATGGTTCTGGAAGGTTTAGGAAGGTCACTGGATCCTCACCTGGACATTCTGGAGATGGCCAAAGCCATTCTGCTAAAGAACTGCACATCTCTCCTCTGATACgaaatgttttcttcattattccACACAAAACGTGCTCTGATGCTGAGATTGGACTGTGCACACGGGCTAGATTTCTCTCCGTGTgaactaaatgtaaatagatGTTTACAGATctgaaataaaaagtgtttctgTCCCAAAATCTGACATCACAGCGTGAAATAAGACGGGATAAAAGCAGGAGTCTTGTTTATAAACTCTTTTGTctaattgttgtttatttgtcttcattgtaaatgtttattaacattgTCTGTAACAATCCATGTCCAAATAAAAAGTTCGATCAACTTGACTTTTAAGAGCTTATGTTTTACATTCCTGATGAATTAATAATCAAATATGTCCACGCGTCGACATTATAATAATACGTTTGCTGAGAAACCATTCTTTATCTCAGACCTTTTATCTAATTTCGCTTTAATCTGCTGTAGTGATCAGCTCACGTGGTCGAAGACGTCCAGGCGTTGCCCTGGTGACGGAAGCGTCACCGGAAGTGAGAAGGAGAGACGACGATGGCGGACGATACGGCGAAAACGGTGAGAAATGAAGTTTATATCGAGGACAGAGCTGAAGAATAAATACATATGTTAGggttatatataaaatatacgtGCACACGATCACCAGTGCGATATGATAACAGATGTCATGTGTGTGCATTCGTTCTGAACAAATCAATGCTGCAGCTCAAGCATTGTGTACACGGGTCACATGTGATGGGATGTTTTTCTCGTTGTAGGATGTGCAGATTCCTGTAAACACAGACGTCAAGAAACCTCGACCAAAGAAAGGTCTGTAACTTAAGTTTATTATCACTCGAGCTGATACGTAAATAATATCCAATTTCAGCAAGTATCGTTTTCATCCAGCGGGTGGCGCTGTGGAGTCTGTAAAGAGGATTAGGATTCGCTCCAGGAATAGAAAGGATTGTTTCTTAAGATTAAGGAGATGTTTGTGGATTCTCTACAGCCTAAACACAAACTGTGTTCAGCTCACAATTTCACTTATTTCTTTGATCTTTTCAATTATGAATCGAGTGCATCTGAAAGAATGAATGTATCAAAGCTTCTCAAATGAACTAACCCTTTGCAGCAAGAGCTGTTTCCACACTTGAGCCATgatgaaaatacagcattagGTTTGTAATATTTAACAGAAGAGCGTTTGATGTCCATGAGTCACGCAAACATGATAAAGACGTTATGGGCTTAGCTGGATAATCATTTTATGTTGCTTATGAGTATTATAACATggggctgttgaatgcttcgatctgattggttgactaACGTTCTATAGGTATGCATTAACTCTCATTGGGTGTGCAGCTCCTGAACTTCCAATCCTGGAGAGGAGAAACTGGCTCATTCATCTGCATTACATCCGTAAAGATTATGACACCTGTAAGGTAAAACAGAATCGTATAGCAGAGAGACCCCTTGAATCACGATACAAAGCGTTTTAAATCATAAAGAATATGTGTTTTCAATggtgatttgtgtttcttttgaTTCCAGGCCGTTATTAAAGAACAGCTTCATGACACTCAAGGCATGTGTGAATACGCCGTGTACGTCCAAGGTCAGTCTAACAGCTGGAGAggtttttcatttgaaattcagAATCACGTGAATATTTCTgccgtgtgtgtgcagttgATGAAATACTGAATCCCACAATGACGTGCTTTAACCTTAGTGTGAGCTACATTAAACCCAAAACTATATCGTCATCATCCATAAACATtagtgtatgtttgtgtgtgtgtggacttggttattattatatgttagtggggacctaaacctgaatacacaccaactcatggggatccgagtcactgtggggaccaaaattgagttcCCAACGGGCACAAAAGACTATACATTGTACAGAACGATTGTTTTTGAAAATCCTAAaattttgtacagtataaaagaCATTACACCTATGGACTCCCACGAAGATagtaaacgtgtgtgtgtgtttgtgtgtgtagctcTGATCATGCGGTTAGAAGGGAAGATTCAGGATTCTCTGGAGTTGTTTCAGAGCTGTGCCATTCTGAATCCCAAAAGCTCGGACAACCTGAAGCAAGTGGCACGATCCCTGtgagtaaaaaaacacacacaaacacacacttgacacacacacacgcacacgtgtGTACTCATGAGTTTACTGttgtttagttttcttttaGGGAAACACAAAGCTGCGATTGAGGTTTATAATGAAGCTGGTCGTCTGAATCAGAAGGACTGGGTaaatctcatctgtgtctcTGTCATATACAGCAGTcaagaagaaaagaaagcagTGTGTTAAGATGAAATGCATGTGAAATATCAATATGTTATGTGCAGGAGATCAATCACAATCTGGGTGTTTGTTACATCTACATCAGAGACTTCAAGAACGTAAGCTCTGCTCACTTTTCATTCTCATAGGAACATcaatatttgcatttgtgtgCGTTTGATTTCAGTTATCTTCAAGTGTATccctcgtgtgtgtgtgtgcgcatctGCAGGCAGAAGAGAGATTAAATGCAGCGTTACAGCAAAACAAACACGATCTGACCTTCATGATGCTGGGAAAAATGCACTTACTGCAGGCCGACACTGAGAAAGCCATCGAGGTGTACAAGAGCGCTGTGGAGTACGTCTGCAAacacaactacacacacacacatctttaaTGTCCTTCAAATGGTCATTCTGAAGTCTGCTGCTGGTTATTTCTGGTGTACAAAACGTGCCAAACACTTCATTCCTCAGGTCAAGAGTGCCCatacggtgtgtgtgtgtgtgtgatattgtcTACACAAGGTTCAAGGGTCATTTGACCAGTGTTTATTGATGTCTGTGCTGGTGCTTCATTGGGATTACTGAATGAAATCATCTTGCGTTTTAGTTTCAGTAAATATGAGCAAGAAAAATCCAGTTCTCACAATATTAGAAAGAAGCTTTCAGACCTTAGAACAGATCTGTCAAAGCcgtgtttgtttgctttgtgttGCTCTTGTCACGTCTGACTCGACAGGTTCAAACGCACCCACGTCTGCAGATGTCTGAAGTGTGTTCTCTAGTGgcttacccacaatgcactgcagcAGAGGgaacgtctctctctctgtgtcatgTTTAGCAGCACACTGTATCTAACGGCAGACAGAGATGCTCTCAGCACGCCCGGGaaagcaaagcatgctgggatcAGTGAAGAGCTCACAGCTAAAATGAATCACATTTACTGTCTCACTGTGACCGACTCAACCTAGCTCGCCCTCGCCCTGGCTTCTCccttttctttgttgtttttcaaacagACGTCTTGCTGAAATAGATCAAACCGATGTACAGGTTTattcttaaaggaaaagttcactgGAAATGACAAGTTCTGTCACACAAAAgctctctttaatgtagttgttTGTTTGCCTCAGACAGATTTGTGTTCCATGTTCCTGTGCCATCTACACATTTAGGGTGTAAACATGTCTTGCGTTCTCTTTCATTGTAGTGAAAACATTCTGTTCGTGTTTCACAGTCtcacaggtttggaaagacTCATTTTTAGAAAGTGACTTGAGAAAATCCAGCAGTAAAAAGACTCACTAATGTGTTTTCTCCACGAGAATCACAGGATCTGACAGACTTTATTACTGATGTTAATTTCCTCTGTACCCTGAGAGGACCAATAGAGATAAATACTCCTTTCTTCACcccacacacatcaaacacacattacacacacacacggagtATCTATGGCTTGCATATCATAGAGCTGGAGTGTtaaggctgtgtgtgtgtgtgtgtgtgtgtgatggtctCATTAGTGCAGCCCCCCCGCTGTGGTGATGAATAAGTAACACACTTGCAGCAGAAGAAGCAGCGGTGGGGCTGCCTAGAACGAGAGGAGACCTGACACACAGTGAGAGCTTCTTCATGCCTTTCAACCTGACATGaaataataacacacacacacacatatatggtAAACTTCAGTGTTGTAGTGTGTGAGTTCAGTGACTAACATTACAGAAAAGTAACCCAGTTGTTGAATGTTGGAGACGTCATTCTCTGACACACAGAATCACAGTGATTTCTTCAAACCTGAACTATAAATtctatgttgttgttgtagatTTTCTCCTGAGAACACAGAGCTGTTAGGCACACTGGGGCTTCTGTACATGCAGGTGTGTAACACGTGATGTGTGTCACGTAAACACATTTACCTCATGtctatttttacttttccttCCCAACATAAAGTTCAGCGCTCATGTgcgtgtttctgtgtgtgtgtctgtttcagCTCGGCAAATATCAGAAAGCCTTTGAGCACCTGGGGAACGCTCTGACGTACGACCCCAATAACTTCAAGGTTTGAAACATTCATTTGATTGAAACTATGAACGTCTGTGAGATGTGCTGGGTCagtaactgtgtgtgtgcttctgtgtGGGTTTGTGTGTCCACAGGCCATCCTGGCAGCCGGCAGCATGATGCAGGCACATGGAGATTATGACGTGGCCATGAATAAATATCGTGTGGCGGCACACGCAGTCCCAGAGAGTCCACCGCTCTGGAATAACATTGGAATGTGCTTCTTTGGCAAAAAGAAATATGTGGCCGTGAGTTATAAAGCAAAAGATTTACTTTCGTCTTTCAGTCTTCCATCTCATCCACACTCTCTCTGTGTCAGGCCATCAGCTGTCTGAAGAGGGCCAACTATCTCTCTCCGTTCGACTGGAAGATTCTCTATAATCTGGGTTTGGTTCATTTGACCATGCAGCAGTATGCATCAGCTTTTCACTTTCTGAGCGCCGCCGTCAATCTGCGGCCACGCATGAGCGAGCTCTACATGCTGCTGGCAGGTAAACGCACCACAAACACGTACACATCTTCTTCTATGATTTGATGGGATTAATGTTTGCGTTTTGACACTCAGTCACCCTGACCAACCTGGACGATGCTGAAAACGCCCGGCGGTCTTACGAGCAGGCCGTTCAGACGGATGAGTATGTTTCTCTTCATGCTGGATGATGTGAATCTGAGGAATGCAGAAATGTTGATAAAGTGAGCCAATGTCGTCCATGACAGGTCAGAGCCACTGGTGAACCTGAACTTTGCCGTGTTCTTGTATAACCAGGACGATAAGAAGGCGGCGCTCCTGCAGTACCAAGAAATGGAGAGGAAAGTCAACGCTCAGGTGGAAAATAACAGCAACGTCGAGTTCGACCCGGAGGTACCGACCacacaaagcaaaacaatgTGTCAGAATAACCGACCGACGGACTGACTGGTTTGATTCTTTCACACACAGATGGTTGAAATGGCCCAGAAGATGGCGACGGCTCTACAGGTCGCTGAGACTGTATACTGGAGCAAAGTGGCTAAAGACTGTAAAATCGCTCAACGGTCCTCATCCAATAAAGCCAGCAGCTCCCAGCAGCCCCTGGGCACAAACCAGACTCTGGGTCAGGCCATGTCTTCAGCCGCAGGCTACAGCAAAAACATTCACAACACCGCCGGTAGAGCAGCGCACTGATCGGAAGATCTCAAGATCTAATCCGTCAAATCATAAAATCCATCTGAACTGTGTCTCTTTCTTTTGTCATGCAGAGGCTGAGGTGAATGTGGAGAACGCCCCCTCACCCCTCACAGATCCtcctgatgatgatgatgatcatgATGTGGACGAGACGCCCGAAACAGGAAAACTcaaagagaagaagaagagaaaagTCAAAGCCGTGGCTGAATAGTTAGATGTTATGTGTGAATGTAGAGGATTGTTCATAAAAGCATCAGGTTTATTTCATGACCAGCAGTGGATTTATGATGTATTAGTGatgtattattaaatgtaaagttttgtgATATAATAACATCTTTTCCTTATAACGTGCTTGCGGCGAACAGAAAGAAAACTGAATCATGTCATCAGtgaataaacagaaatattttattggtaTAAAAATACTCCATACTCAAGAGCTGAATATATTTGATCTTAACATTATGATTCAAGGATTTATAACCCAATAACCCTTCAAGACTAACACTAGTGTAGTGTATGAACGTACTGCTAGTTTCTATCTGACATGTTGACATTTAATAACAAATCTAGTTTATTACACTTAAAACTGCCTCCATGTATAATATTGTTCATTTTCCAATCTAAATACAGTAATCTAAAGACTTACAACTCCTAACGGCTGGAATCCAGATGTCAACAGTGTGACTCTATAAACCAAAGACTGAGAATCTataacagtgtttgttttacagCAAAGAACTTATTCTTGATTCTCAACACCACTGACTTCTCTGAATAGTCATGaaatcattattaaaacaacaatacacCTCCAATGAGAAGGTGAGGAATGACAGAAATCCACAAATAAAACAGGGTTACAGTTTAATGACCTGCAAGAAAAAACAGGTAATCACACCGACAAATTCATTCTGTATGACGTTCCAAACCAGACAGAACGTATGAATGAATCACAACATACATCAGCAGTCCAATGCAAACAGATCGATGCTTTTCAGATATTTACACATGATGAAATATCACCACCAGTACCCTGAAGATCATAAAAATCCATGTCATTAAAATAACATGATCACAATAAACCCTTTAACACAATAAGATCATGTGTGCGTCTCAACTGTTGACCATTTCAAATTCAATATGTGTTCAGAGCATCATCAACCTTTCACAGCAATGACGGACGCGATGACGACAAACTTGTGACACACAGGTGTATATATCTAAACAGCTGATGAGTATTAACACTGGAGAAAGTGTCAGATCAACACTGGAGAAAGTGTCAGATCATCACTGTAAACTGACCGGACGATGATAACGTTTCTGTGTGAACTGACCGATGTAGTACTGAACACATTTGATCACAGATCATgtctgagacacacacacacatgaactctgtcaCCACTGAAGAAACTGAAGATCAGTTAACAGCTTTTATAGAGCCGATTTCTTCTACTCCTGACATCAGATTTTTAAGACTGTAGAATCGCATGTTAAAGAACATCAACTCTTTTGTCATCTACACATGATTTCTGTGCAACACTAAAGCTTGAGATAATGGTGTCCAGACTCATATTCTAGATTCATATAGTCTGACATCATTATTAACTAATATTCTGATTATGTCAAATCAGATTTATGTTGAATGTTTGCTATCTTATTATCAACATCCATACAACGAATCCACTTCAGTTCAAACTCCCACATAAAACCAGCTTCTGCTTTTGTCCGTTCAGGAGCTCATCATTAGGAATAAAAGTGGTCCGGACGTTGCTGTAAAATACATCCTTTTGTGCTTTACAgaataaaagagaaataataaatCAGGTGGAGTTTGCCTGACTAACGTTCAGTGCAGTCTTTCACAATAAAAGCTTCAGAGAAACGTCCTGACAACAAAGTCTCCAGGACGagtgtgagcgagagagagtgagggagagagagagaggggacgagagaggaagggagagagaggggacgagagagagagagtcgttTCTCCActccagttttcatttgtgAGTCTGTTTCTTCAATCCGCTCCAGTCAGGATGAAGATCTAACAGCGAGAAGGTTTCTTCCAGACGTGACCTCACACACAGATGTCTCACAGAAGAGCCTCTGAGAACAGAAGCCCCTCCGCAGATATGGCGTCTCCCAATCCCACAGTCCTCAGCGGCTGTTTGCACACCAGGACTGGCGTGAGATGGAAGGAGACGTTCCCTCTGCGCCACACGGTCACCGGGCTTGACGGGTCCACCATCAGATGTTCTCTGGGTTCTTTGAAAGAGCTGTAGAAGTGTAAGGGAGCTTTGAGGACGACTTTAGACACGTCCACCGTCTGTAGAGCGCAGGCTTGAGCGCTGGCCACGCGAGCACCCGCAGCCACCGCCGACACCTGATTGGCCCAGTGACCGTCCACCGTCACCAACACGTGATACGCAAGCGTGTGGAAGTGAATCCTGGTCAGATCGGCCTCAGATTCCAGGTCCACCCGACCGTGTCGCTCCAGGACCCACAGCAGGATGTCGCTGACGCGGCCCACGTCCGGAATCCCGTCCCAGGAGGTGAGGTCAGCGTGAGGACCGCCTCCGGACTGAGTCAAAAACAACAGCTCCTGTTCGTTCAGACCGATGGAGTTCACAATGGGCATGACCTGCTAACAGAAGAGGCTCTGTGATGTGACGTGAAACAGGTGAAAATCACACGTCTGTGTTAACCCTACACATTTACCTCCAGCAGAATTTGGTTCATGTAATCTCGGTCTGTCATACTGGCCAACTCCAGGTGGATGGGCACCTCATTCCTGACGTCTGAGATCACGTCCACCGCCTgaccacaacacaaacacatctgctgtAAGAGACGAAGTGAAGACCAACCACACTGCCCTTGATGATGGAAAAGGTCAAATACAGCTGTAGACAGTTTCAAACCTCTTTCAGGCGTTTTTCCCAGAGATCTCGACCCATTCCTTCCATCATATGCAGACCAGACAGAACCACTAGATCAGGATTAAACTCTTCCAGACTGGATAAAAATGTCTCCAGAGCTCTCATTTCTCCATTAGAGATGTCATGAGACAGAATGAAGCGGTTAGCCTGAGGGGCTCGTGATGAACCCCACTGTTCACCTGTAGTGGGCGACAAACAGACAGAGACGAGGGTTAGAACAGGGCTGAGATTTGCTctaactctgataaaacacacatgTTCAAGGTAATGTGGGTCTGGGCAGATAGTTTTGTCACTTATATTAAAGTACGGTGAGAGCGATTCAAATTCCTATGGCGCAGTCTGCACTTGAATTGTTCTCGCAGTACTTTAATGTCATACACAGATAGATTTGTGCAGCGCTGCATTACGTTAAACACCTCTGTCTCTGAAGACGCTGATCAGTTCAGGTGTTAGATCAGAGTTAGGCCAAAACGTAGAAGGAAAATGGATCTCACAGGCCAGAGTTTAGAACCACTGCGttagaacaacacacacaacacacctaacacaacacaatacaCACAACACCCCTACCACTACAGAACACAATACAGAAAACACACCCAAcatgacaacacacacatcaagacACACCCAACACGAaacaaaaagacacacacacgacacacccaacaaaacaaaacccaaccCTACACACGCTCTGATGGACACCTGACTTATACTCCAGGATGAGATGATACTCGTCCGTCTCCTGAAGAGATTCTGGAGGAACCACAATCTGCTCATCCAACAGTTCATGAAGTTTAGGCCCCACTGGACCACACAACAGGACCTAAGAcacaacagccaatcagatttgagCTCCATCTGGGACCCTCTATATACAGCACATTTATCTGGATGGTTCTCTCTCAAAGTCTGACAGTGAGTTAGACATCCCATACTCACCACCAGATGAGGGTTTGATGCCAGTTTCTGAGCAATAAGAGCAGCGTTTCCTCCCACATAAATCTGCACGAGAGAAGCATCATCATTATTGATCAGAACACAGTCATGTCAGAGGTGTGCTGTTATTACAATACACAAGAAACGCCATTCAAGTCATTCAGGTCAGCAATGAAATCCTGCCGTGCAACAGAGCAacttgattctgattctgatgatGCAGATTACATGTGACACAGAAACTCCATTCCCTCCTGAGATCTCTCCAGTATTTCAATTACATCTGTGTGATCTCAAGAGCCCAATCCCAAAAGTATACTCGCCATCAGTGTCATAATATACTTACCACAAAACGTTGATTCAGCTCACAAACTTAAAGATGCACACaaaactacacacacaaacacttctgtTGAGGGTCAGTTTAAAGTCCTGACACTAGTGTGTGTCTGCATTGGTGTTTGTGACACCCGTCGACCAGTTCAATATCTcatcaaaacatcacacactAACCTGAGCACCAGGATATTCTGCAGCCGCCCGCGCGATCCGATGAAAAACCTCTTTATCTGAGAAGAAGCGCTCTGCGGCAGCGCCCTTCCCCAAGTAGTGGATGAAGGCGTCTTTCAGGTCCTctttgctgtgaagaacctcaTGATCTCTTCCAGAAGTCGGTTCCAAAGCTAAAGCCTGCAGCAGTCCCACCCCAGAGACCACCACGTCTACACAAGCGTTCACCCTACAGGAGAACATACCAAAACAACAACTCTCTGACACACAGCGGAGTGAAAACAACCGACAAAACAGACAAAGCTCAAGTCAAAACTCACCCCACAGCCACTTTCTTCCAGCGGCGGGACGGAGCCGCGATCAGCGTCTGCCAGCCGCGTGCGATGACCTCTTCCAGAGCTGGTGGGCGGGGCTCGGGACCACCGCTCAGCTGCATCTGCGGCAGGGATTCGCTGACGTAATTCAGCACACGGGTCGGTATTTCTGGATCTGTGTGGTACAGATAGCCCATCCCCAACGCCAACAACCCCACCAGCACGGCCTTCATCCACATgaccccaacacacacacaccacctgtgacacacacacatgatgacaGGCGTCACATTCTTAcagttacatttatgcatgcagcagacgcttttattctcatgtcatgtctaacctgtctgactttctttctttcacatacacaaaacaagatattttgaagaacttcgacaaaaaaaacaacactgaaccccattgacttccattgtatgaacacaaaacacggagacatttctcaaaatatccccTTAGTGTTCTGCGggtttacaaacacatgagggtgaataactaatgacagaattttgccTGAAATATTTCTTAGAGAGACAAAACAAGTTTAGACACGTACTACTATAATACCACAGTACATAACAGCACCGAGACTAATGACTGACAGGTTACACACAAGGGCTTT
This genomic window contains:
- the adpgk gene encoding ADP-dependent glucokinase isoform X2, with product MWMKAVLVGLLALGMGYLYHTDPEIPTRVLNYVSESLPQMQLSGGPEPRPPALEEVIARGWQTLIAAPSRRWKKVAVGVNACVDVVVSGVGLLQALALEPTSGRDHEVLHSKEDLKDAFIHYLGKGAAAERFFSDKEVFHRIARAAAEYPGAQIYVGGNAALIAQKLASNPHLVVLLCGPVGPKLHELLDEQIVVPPESLQETDEYHLILEYKSGEQWGSSRAPQANRFILSHDISNGEMRALETFLSSLEEFNPDLVVLSGLHMMEGMGRDLWEKRLKEAVDVISDVRNEVPIHLELASMTDRDYMNQILLEVMPIVNSIGLNEQELLFLTQSGGGPHADLTSWDGIPDVGRVSDILLWVLERHGRVDLESEADLTRIHFHTLAYHVLVTVDGHWANQVSAVAAGARVASAQACALQTVDVSKVVLKAPLHFYSSFKEPREHLMVDPSSPVTVWRRGNVSFHLTPVLVCKQPLRTVGLGDAISAEGLLFSEALL
- the adpgk gene encoding ADP-dependent glucokinase isoform X1, yielding MWMKAVLVGLLALGMGYLYHTDPEIPTRVLNYVSESLPQMQLSGGPEPRPPALEEVIARGWQTLIAAPSRRWKKVAVGVNACVDVVVSGVGLLQALALEPTSGRDHEVLHSKEDLKDAFIHYLGKGAAAERFFSDKEVFHRIARAAAEYPGAQIYVGGNAALIAQKLASNPHLVVLLCGPVGPKLHELLDEQIVVPPESLQETDEYHLILEYKSGEQWGSSRAPQANRFILSHDISNGEMRALETFLSSLEEFNPDLVVLSGLHMMEGMGRDLWEKRLKEAVDVISDVRNEVPIHLELASMTDRDYMNQILLEQVMPIVNSIGLNEQELLFLTQSGGGPHADLTSWDGIPDVGRVSDILLWVLERHGRVDLESEADLTRIHFHTLAYHVLVTVDGHWANQVSAVAAGARVASAQACALQTVDVSKVVLKAPLHFYSSFKEPREHLMVDPSSPVTVWRRGNVSFHLTPVLVCKQPLRTVGLGDAISAEGLLFSEALL
- the bbs4 gene encoding Bardet-Biedl syndrome 4 protein isoform X1 gives rise to the protein MADDTAKTDVQIPVNTDVKKPRPKKAPELPILERRNWLIHLHYIRKDYDTCKAVIKEQLHDTQGMCEYAVYVQALIMRLEGKIQDSLELFQSCAILNPKSSDNLKQVARSLFLLGKHKAAIEVYNEAGRLNQKDWEINHNLGVCYIYIRDFKNAEERLNAALQQNKHDLTFMMLGKMHLLQADTEKAIEVYKSAVEFSPENTELLGTLGLLYMQLGKYQKAFEHLGNALTYDPNNFKAILAAGSMMQAHGDYDVAMNKYRVAAHAVPESPPLWNNIGMCFFGKKKYVAAISCLKRANYLSPFDWKILYNLGLVHLTMQQYASAFHFLSAAVNLRPRMSELYMLLAVTLTNLDDAENARRSYEQAVQTDESEPLVNLNFAVFLYNQDDKKAALLQYQEMERKVNAQVENNSNVEFDPEMVEMAQKMATALQVAETVYWSKVAKDCKIAQRSSSNKASSSQQPLGTNQTLGQAMSSAAGYSKNIHNTAEAEVNVENAPSPLTDPPDDDDDHDVDETPETGKLKEKKKRKVKAVAE
- the bbs4 gene encoding Bardet-Biedl syndrome 4 protein isoform X2 — protein: MADDTAKTDVQIPVNTDVKKPRPKKAPELPILERRNWLIHLHYIRKDYDTCKAVIKEQLHDTQGMCEYAVYVQALIMRLEGKIQDSLELFQSCAILNPKSSDNLKQVARSLFLLGKHKAAIEVYNEAGRLNQKDWEINHNLGVCYIYIRDFKNAEERLNAALQQNKHDLTFMMLGKMHLLQADTEKAIEVYKSAVEFSPENTELLGTLGLLYMQLGKYQKAFEHLGNALTYDPNNFKAILAAGSMMQAHGDYDVAMNKYRVAAHAVPESPPLWNNIGMCFFGKKKYVAAISCLKRANYLSPFDWKILYNLGLVHLTMQQYASAFHFLSAAVNLRPRMSELYMLLAVTLTNLDDAENARRSYEQAVQTDETIRRRRSCSTKKWRGKSTLRWKITATSSSTRRWLKWPRRWRRLYRSLRLYTGAKWLKTVKSLNGPHPIKPAAPSSPWAQTRLWVRPCLQPQATAKTFTTPPRLR